A region of bacterium DNA encodes the following proteins:
- a CDS encoding TadE/TadG family type IV pilus assembly protein codes for MNLRKNGPGIVKDDRAQSLTEFAIVIPIVLLFFFAMLQYVAIVQAYQVGNYAAYAAARSYAVHAALSIHETGSDARAVDFATSAAAMALAPIARLMPGETTALGYDLSDFELTGSHAEQLIKGYLVAKNLRLNSSVLGGSISIHTSGNPKQVDVEINYPQPIYVPGLVELWNYIGGQKIFSGLESLREGLEGIPKSYGEYQMLREQGKSLAGFDIPDELDEYLSLCPHINIQSKCSMGYAEWGAKESFRPRLPDTETAAEVTDPELEKKAEEMKQLQKDIEEAQKRAQHECEDYDNAHKATLAAQTKVAQTDPGTPARAVAEQELKDAQALEAQKKVSCNNAKADVITQTDRLEKLMKP; via the coding sequence GTGAACTTGAGAAAAAATGGCCCCGGGATTGTAAAAGATGACAGAGCCCAGTCATTGACTGAGTTTGCCATCGTCATCCCGATTGTGCTGCTGTTCTTTTTCGCCATGCTTCAATATGTTGCTATTGTTCAGGCCTACCAGGTTGGGAACTATGCCGCCTATGCGGCGGCCCGCTCTTATGCGGTGCATGCTGCCCTGAGTATCCATGAAACAGGCAGCGATGCCCGCGCGGTTGATTTTGCCACCAGCGCGGCGGCGATGGCCTTAGCCCCGATCGCCCGACTCATGCCCGGCGAGACCACCGCCCTCGGGTATGATCTTTCAGACTTTGAGCTTACGGGGTCCCATGCGGAGCAACTGATCAAGGGCTACCTCGTGGCCAAGAATCTGCGCTTGAACTCCAGTGTTCTGGGTGGAAGCATTTCTATTCATACCAGTGGCAACCCCAAGCAGGTGGATGTGGAAATCAATTATCCGCAGCCCATCTACGTTCCCGGTCTGGTGGAGCTTTGGAATTATATCGGCGGGCAGAAAATTTTTTCGGGGCTGGAATCCCTGCGCGAGGGGCTTGAAGGAATTCCGAAATCTTATGGCGAATATCAAATGCTGAGGGAGCAGGGAAAGTCTCTGGCGGGATTCGATATCCCTGATGAGTTGGATGAGTATCTCAGTCTTTGTCCACATATCAATATCCAGAGCAAGTGTTCCATGGGCTATGCGGAGTGGGGCGCCAAGGAGTCGTTTCGGCCGCGGTTGCCTGACACCGAGACTGCCGCTGAAGTGACGGATCCTGAACTTGAGAAAAAGGCCGAGGAGATGAAGCAGTTGCAGAAGGATATTGAAGAGGCTCAGAAACGGGCCCAACATGAATGTGAAGACTATGATAATGCCCATAAAGCCACGCTAGCCGCCCAGACAAAAGTGGCTCAGACTGATCCTGGAACGCCTGCTCGCGCTGTGGCCGAACAGGAATTAAAGGACGCGCAGGCGCTGGAGGCTCAAAAGAAGGTATCCTGCAATAACGCTAAAGCCGATGTGATCACTCAAACGGACCGGCTGGAAAAGTTGATGAAACCATGA
- a CDS encoding prepilin peptidase, with the protein MMTTTVENIVALSVLAAMLAVAVYSEIKNSRIPNWLTLSGMAVGLCLGYLQGMPAFWSSLGGLLIGFGFLFLFYVFGGVGGGDVKLMGAAGALMGAKLIQPALFYTALVGVGLAFMIVIWRRDLWLRIGNGMRRLAFWRKTTACGPVNVEPVLVPYGLAIAIGCEMAMFLCGAK; encoded by the coding sequence ATGATGACAACGACAGTGGAAAATATAGTAGCCTTGAGTGTATTGGCGGCGATGCTTGCCGTAGCCGTCTACAGTGAAATTAAGAATAGCCGGATTCCTAATTGGCTGACCCTGTCGGGGATGGCCGTGGGATTGTGTTTAGGCTACCTGCAGGGGATGCCCGCCTTCTGGTCGAGTTTGGGTGGGTTGCTGATCGGGTTCGGTTTTCTATTCCTTTTCTATGTGTTTGGCGGCGTGGGCGGGGGGGATGTAAAACTCATGGGCGCGGCCGGTGCCTTGATGGGGGCCAAGCTGATCCAGCCTGCATTATTCTATACCGCTTTGGTGGGAGTGGGTCTGGCGTTCATGATCGTGATCTGGCGGAGGGACTTATGGCTGCGAATTGGTAACGGGATGCGTCGGCTGGCCTTTTGGCGCAAGACCACGGCCTGTGGGCCTGTTAACGTTGAGCCGGTCCTTGTGCCATATGGGTTGGCGATTGCGATTGGTTGTGAAATGGCCATGTTCCTGTGTGGTGCGAAATAA
- a CDS encoding DUF1573 domain-containing protein — protein sequence MRSELTYVPAFVAMVGVAISVVASPRISVESSAWNFGTVTNVNHMQHDFVVRNTGDARLAIRRVITSCDSCMKVYLDESVIASGASTIAHCVLDTRQLSGDITRQVTLETDDPLSAGVTLELLATLVPLYRVSPVELSVGGAVEQQKSYVEIASLVRLNEPLSLADCDNTNLFATVVEVARDRYQVIVQVEKPLPRGRSVFGVTVHSQNTNDPPCNIAGRIDFPEDYEVIPSQLTFEAKDELQTRTLWLRQHGEKAFSLLDAVPSTGEFRCEIDPDPTSENYRIYVEATGLAAERGGARHILLKGVNRQNQAVALPVEITIN from the coding sequence ATGCGCAGTGAGCTCACATATGTTCCGGCGTTTGTCGCTATGGTCGGGGTTGCGATTTCGGTCGTTGCCTCGCCGCGCATTTCAGTTGAATCCTCCGCCTGGAATTTCGGGACGGTGACGAATGTCAATCATATGCAGCATGACTTTGTTGTGCGAAATACCGGGGACGCCAGGCTGGCCATCCGGCGCGTCATTACCAGTTGCGATTCCTGCATGAAAGTCTATCTGGATGAGTCCGTCATCGCGTCAGGTGCGAGCACGATCGCACATTGTGTACTCGACACCCGTCAACTTAGTGGTGATATCACCCGTCAGGTGACGCTTGAGACCGATGACCCTTTATCTGCCGGAGTGACATTGGAGCTGCTGGCTACGCTGGTGCCTCTCTATCGGGTGTCGCCGGTGGAGTTGAGTGTGGGTGGAGCCGTGGAGCAGCAGAAAAGTTATGTGGAGATCGCATCACTGGTGAGACTGAACGAGCCCCTTTCGCTAGCTGATTGTGATAACACCAACCTGTTCGCCACCGTGGTTGAGGTGGCGCGGGATCGGTACCAGGTCATAGTGCAGGTGGAAAAGCCGTTGCCGCGCGGGCGCTCCGTTTTTGGTGTAACCGTGCATAGCCAGAATACGAATGATCCGCCTTGTAATATTGCGGGAAGAATTGATTTTCCGGAGGACTATGAGGTGATTCCCTCGCAATTAACATTCGAGGCAAAGGATGAATTACAGACACGTACCTTGTGGCTGAGACAGCATGGCGAGAAGGCGTTTTCGTTACTGGATGCGGTGCCCTCGACGGGCGAGTTCCGCTGCGAAATAGATCCTGATCCAACCTCTGAGAATTACCGTATTTATGTTGAGGCAACGGGTTTGGCGGCGGAAAGAGGGGGCGCCCGCCATATCCTGCTTAAAGGGGTGAATCGGCAGAATCAGGCGGTGGCGTTGCCCGTGGAGATTACCATCAATTGA
- a CDS encoding FHA domain-containing protein, with protein MIAMLVVTREKRQLQKTAVNKDVFVIGRSSRCDLVLPDEPMASRQHIVLTRKGDAYWLQDKGSRNGTLLNGIPLEARKQINDGDEIDIGVTRLKFILDRNQADPDEPVSGATRVQEWPKKESQGLGRKVASPVGQKDWRVQLAIVEGPFVGGKVADWESPLLIGRGLENHIVLLDDAVSISHARITGDGERHVIEDLDSSNGTFVDGIKVKHAALENGQHIKIGVSTLLFRKSNLRKQRQLRNRIILGVVVMALVLVAIKLLQPADIAGDYVNEANTLYKQGELTKALECYQSALKVDATRAEAKAGVKIVRAELAARETLAEAELAAAKELYERAKELCYQVLRNSPNNPQARNLEAVIKSIENAKVAASSKNWRDAVALLEKAKEAFPKSALVRQRLDVAVRECEAEQNLARAKNCLEHQQVDMAEAALQAIPESSMYFIEAKEGLDNIASNRKVAEYLDRAKAKYQKGLIAEALGECEGGLQTSFANASMLEVRDRIRRIEPLVGPLASAEAMETPDDVAMLWRYLRACDSVIQVEDDPLNMLRKRAMEAKKRLAVRLAELSSENCVKAESSLNGGNQREALRLYKVALQADTNNVKAIQSMEKVQKKMTAAARAAYQRGIVHEELGQADLARKAFKTALELSAPDEDYYLRASNKLKDYAQ; from the coding sequence ATGATCGCAATGTTGGTGGTGACGCGAGAAAAACGGCAGCTGCAAAAGACGGCCGTTAATAAAGATGTTTTTGTTATAGGCCGCTCTTCCCGCTGCGATCTGGTGTTGCCGGATGAGCCTATGGCCTCCCGCCAGCATATCGTGCTGACCCGGAAGGGGGACGCGTATTGGCTTCAGGATAAAGGGAGCCGGAATGGCACCCTGCTGAACGGCATCCCTCTTGAGGCGCGAAAACAGATCAATGATGGAGATGAAATCGACATCGGGGTCACGCGGTTGAAGTTTATTCTGGACCGGAATCAGGCAGACCCTGATGAGCCCGTGAGCGGCGCCACCCGCGTTCAGGAATGGCCTAAAAAAGAGAGCCAGGGACTGGGTCGTAAAGTGGCTTCCCCGGTGGGTCAAAAGGATTGGCGTGTTCAGCTGGCCATTGTTGAGGGGCCTTTTGTGGGTGGGAAAGTGGCTGATTGGGAGTCCCCTCTGCTGATCGGGCGGGGATTGGAGAATCACATTGTTCTGCTCGATGACGCAGTATCCATTAGTCATGCCCGAATTACAGGAGATGGTGAACGCCATGTGATCGAGGATTTGGATAGCAGTAATGGCACCTTTGTGGATGGGATCAAGGTCAAGCATGCGGCACTTGAGAATGGCCAGCACATCAAGATTGGGGTCTCGACGCTGTTGTTCCGGAAGTCCAATTTACGGAAACAGCGCCAATTGCGAAACCGGATCATCCTGGGGGTGGTCGTCATGGCGTTGGTGCTCGTGGCGATTAAGCTTTTGCAGCCTGCGGACATTGCGGGGGACTATGTGAATGAGGCTAACACATTGTACAAGCAGGGTGAGCTGACAAAGGCATTGGAGTGTTATCAATCCGCACTGAAAGTTGATGCCACTCGAGCGGAGGCCAAGGCGGGGGTCAAGATCGTGAGGGCGGAGTTGGCGGCCAGGGAAACCCTCGCTGAAGCTGAGTTGGCAGCAGCAAAAGAGCTCTATGAGCGCGCGAAGGAGCTTTGTTACCAAGTGCTGCGGAATTCGCCGAACAACCCGCAGGCCCGGAATTTGGAGGCGGTCATCAAGTCGATCGAGAACGCGAAAGTCGCTGCCTCTTCCAAAAACTGGCGTGATGCGGTGGCCCTGCTGGAAAAAGCAAAAGAGGCGTTCCCGAAGTCAGCTCTGGTGCGCCAGCGTCTGGATGTGGCTGTCAGGGAATGTGAAGCCGAGCAGAATTTGGCCAGGGCGAAGAATTGTCTTGAGCATCAGCAGGTTGACATGGCTGAGGCTGCTTTGCAGGCGATACCTGAATCCAGTATGTACTTCATTGAGGCGAAAGAGGGTCTCGATAACATCGCCAGTAACCGGAAGGTGGCAGAATATCTCGATAGGGCAAAGGCGAAATATCAGAAGGGGCTGATTGCCGAAGCACTGGGCGAGTGTGAGGGTGGGCTCCAGACATCGTTTGCTAATGCATCGATGCTGGAGGTGCGCGATCGGATCCGGCGTATTGAGCCTCTGGTCGGGCCGTTGGCAAGCGCCGAGGCCATGGAGACGCCTGATGATGTGGCGATGTTGTGGCGGTATCTCCGGGCCTGCGACAGTGTGATTCAGGTTGAAGACGATCCTTTGAATATGCTGCGCAAAAGGGCGATGGAGGCTAAAAAACGGCTTGCGGTAAGGCTGGCGGAATTATCCAGCGAGAATTGCGTGAAGGCGGAGTCCTCTTTGAACGGCGGAAACCAGCGGGAGGCATTGAGATTGTATAAAGTCGCGCTTCAGGCCGACACGAACAATGTGAAGGCGATTCAGTCCATGGAGAAGGTGCAGAAAAAGATGACGGCAGCGGCCCGCGCGGCCTATCAACGGGGGATTGTTCATGAGGAATTGGGGCAGGCAGATCTGGCCCGGAAGGCTTTCAAAACCGCGCTTGAACTGAGCGCCCCTGACGAAGACTACTATTTGCGGGCATCAAATAAATTGAAAGATTATGCGCAGTGA
- a CDS encoding FHA domain-containing protein produces the protein MKKQLIILTGAESGKSLLLEGPLFVIGRSGSANFHIDDPRVSRRHLELRMISGQVAAEDKSSRWSNLNGVRLNGVAVLKNGDILEVGAVQFRYEEVPDPAAGASDDLGPSSSGTSGTKFMEPMDELRGGDEGDAEPDATRGIVGEQTRMLNPSDLPKWKAPPPPGTRSRKKMAVYLLVVCVLLIVAGGAWMFMVKEPSLAASDTLERYTDPVYALGISYPSSWTRFAARPGAPLIVGLGRMGDSAWTRMRVEVVRGVEYETTGLTEGFQQYQDSVKSNHVFLGSKKMTLNDLLCVFYGFKLKNGQGKGLYLLNGGTRIVVECFSATACYQEQALVFSRLLPSFALLEGQQTFDFPLPDDAMQKMALSNPDGVDRLIDEHKRNGDSLVTSRNVKQDNLYRAIQEYQQALQLSIARPERAKGYQEAAISLRSAMNLYNQAIREQRYEIKRAMKEGDRETAYWATQKLIQMLPDKTDPTYQEMIQLLRRLSPKK, from the coding sequence ATGAAGAAGCAGCTCATTATTTTAACCGGTGCGGAATCAGGGAAATCCCTTTTGCTGGAGGGGCCCCTGTTTGTCATAGGGCGTTCTGGTTCGGCCAATTTTCACATTGATGATCCCCGGGTGTCGCGACGCCATCTCGAGCTTCGCATGATATCCGGTCAGGTAGCGGCTGAAGATAAAAGCTCCCGCTGGTCTAATCTGAATGGAGTGCGTCTGAATGGCGTCGCGGTGTTGAAGAACGGAGACATTCTGGAAGTGGGAGCCGTTCAGTTCCGGTATGAGGAGGTGCCGGACCCGGCTGCGGGGGCGTCTGACGACTTGGGGCCGTCGTCCTCGGGGACGAGTGGTACTAAATTCATGGAGCCGATGGATGAGTTGCGGGGGGGAGACGAGGGAGATGCCGAGCCAGATGCCACAAGGGGGATCGTGGGCGAGCAGACGCGAATGCTGAATCCGTCCGACTTGCCCAAGTGGAAGGCGCCTCCTCCTCCGGGAACCCGGTCGCGGAAAAAGATGGCGGTATATCTTCTCGTTGTCTGTGTCCTTCTGATCGTCGCGGGGGGCGCCTGGATGTTTATGGTGAAGGAGCCAAGCCTTGCGGCGAGCGACACCCTGGAGCGTTATACCGACCCCGTGTACGCCTTGGGCATTTCCTATCCGAGCTCCTGGACGCGCTTTGCCGCGAGGCCTGGTGCCCCGCTCATTGTCGGATTGGGCAGGATGGGGGATAGTGCCTGGACGCGAATGCGTGTGGAGGTGGTTCGTGGGGTCGAATATGAAACGACAGGACTGACCGAGGGCTTTCAGCAATATCAGGACTCTGTGAAATCCAATCATGTGTTCCTCGGATCAAAGAAAATGACGTTGAACGACCTGTTGTGTGTGTTTTATGGATTCAAGCTCAAGAATGGACAAGGAAAAGGGCTCTACCTTTTAAACGGAGGAACAAGGATTGTGGTGGAGTGTTTCAGCGCAACCGCCTGCTATCAGGAGCAGGCCCTGGTGTTCTCCAGGCTGTTACCGAGCTTTGCGCTTTTAGAGGGGCAACAGACTTTTGATTTCCCGTTGCCGGACGATGCGATGCAGAAAATGGCGTTGAGTAATCCGGATGGGGTTGACCGGTTGATTGATGAGCATAAGCGTAACGGGGATTCCCTGGTCACCAGCCGGAATGTTAAGCAGGACAATTTATATCGAGCCATTCAGGAATATCAGCAGGCGCTGCAGTTATCCATTGCCCGGCCCGAGCGGGCGAAGGGGTATCAGGAAGCGGCCATCAGCCTGCGTTCAGCCATGAATTTATACAACCAGGCGATCCGGGAACAACGCTATGAGATCAAGAGGGCGATGAAAGAAGGTGACCGCGAAACAGCCTATTGGGCGACTCAGAAACTGATTCAAATGCTGCCTGATAAAACAGATCCGACTTACCAGGAAATGATCCAGTTGCTGCGGCGGCTGTCACCTAAGAAATGA
- a CDS encoding type II secretion system F family protein, with amino-acid sequence MNIKLRQFFAVAGEMAVARFGQPVASYVRNHDAMLISAGQPGGLMGVELLGIQVVAMLLFPVIWGLLLFQMGIFDFLFEGPKQILVYLGLMMGGFIFPAANIGERAARRKQSIALELPDTLDLLTISVEAGLDFLTALRRVVEKHRAGPLKDELSFFFNQIELGRPRRDALREMASRVKLQDLSAVVSSLIQADRLGASIGPVLKVQSDMLRIRRAQRAEKAAQEAPVKMLAPLVLCIMPAVFLMILAPVFIQMITSYAK; translated from the coding sequence ATGAATATTAAACTAAGGCAGTTTTTTGCGGTCGCAGGGGAAATGGCGGTTGCGCGATTCGGGCAGCCGGTAGCCTCGTATGTCAGGAATCATGACGCCATGCTGATCTCGGCGGGACAGCCCGGCGGGCTGATGGGGGTTGAACTGCTGGGCATCCAGGTTGTCGCGATGCTCCTGTTTCCCGTGATCTGGGGCCTTCTGCTGTTTCAGATGGGGATATTTGATTTTCTGTTTGAGGGGCCCAAGCAAATCCTGGTTTATCTTGGACTCATGATGGGTGGCTTTATCTTTCCCGCCGCGAATATCGGGGAGCGGGCCGCGCGGCGAAAGCAGTCCATTGCCCTCGAGTTACCTGATACGTTGGATTTGTTGACGATTTCTGTAGAGGCAGGGCTGGATTTTCTGACGGCCTTGCGTCGCGTGGTCGAGAAACACCGGGCCGGTCCTTTAAAGGATGAATTGTCGTTTTTCTTCAATCAGATTGAACTAGGGCGTCCCCGGCGTGATGCGCTCAGGGAGATGGCTAGCCGGGTCAAGCTTCAGGATTTGAGCGCCGTCGTCTCTTCATTAATCCAGGCTGATCGGCTGGGGGCAAGTATCGGCCCGGTGTTGAAGGTGCAGTCCGACATGCTACGGATCCGGCGGGCGCAACGCGCTGAAAAAGCGGCACAGGAAGCGCCCGTTAAGATGCTTGCGCCGCTCGTGCTGTGTATCATGCCGGCGGTTTTTCTGATGATCCTGGCGCCTGTGTTTATTCAGATGATCACCAGCTATGCGAAATAA
- a CDS encoding type II secretion system F family protein has protein sequence MLEFILILGFFAVLAICFAAYGPLRTLVKRSGFREKEQVARRLEEMFIFISVESLHKVKWAVSFGCGLIGLLLSWEATPPVPFVVALMVALIGYFLPELVIIIMRVKRRRAFSEQLVDGLVMMANGMRAGFTLQQAIDMLIEEMPAPISQEFELIRREYRVGVDLDVALQNCVTRTKDADLDLAVSAIQITRQLGGNLAEVFERIVFMVRERKVLGGKADSLTAQGRLQALIVGLLPYVFGFFVWKVNPELMQTMWTTFYGFLALVLVVIMDVVGYIWVRKIAAVKY, from the coding sequence ATGTTGGAATTCATACTCATTTTAGGTTTTTTTGCAGTCCTGGCGATTTGCTTTGCAGCCTATGGGCCCCTGCGGACGCTCGTGAAGCGGTCCGGCTTCCGCGAGAAGGAGCAGGTTGCCCGCCGGCTTGAAGAAATGTTCATTTTCATTTCGGTGGAGAGCCTGCACAAGGTTAAGTGGGCAGTCTCATTCGGATGCGGTCTGATCGGGTTGCTCTTGAGCTGGGAAGCCACACCGCCGGTCCCTTTTGTGGTCGCCCTGATGGTGGCATTGATCGGATATTTTCTGCCGGAATTGGTGATTATAATCATGCGCGTCAAGCGGCGGCGCGCCTTCAGCGAGCAGCTTGTGGATGGGCTGGTGATGATGGCGAACGGGATGCGGGCAGGATTCACACTGCAGCAGGCGATCGATATGCTGATTGAGGAGATGCCGGCGCCAATATCGCAGGAGTTTGAGTTGATTCGCCGGGAATACCGGGTAGGTGTTGACCTTGACGTGGCGCTGCAAAATTGTGTGACCCGTACAAAGGATGCCGATTTGGATCTGGCGGTCTCGGCGATTCAGATCACGCGGCAACTGGGTGGAAACCTGGCGGAAGTGTTCGAGCGCATTGTGTTCATGGTGCGCGAGCGAAAGGTGCTGGGCGGCAAAGCCGATTCCCTGACCGCGCAAGGCCGGCTTCAGGCCCTCATTGTAGGGCTCCTGCCTTATGTGTTCGGTTTCTTTGTGTGGAAGGTCAATCCAGAGTTGATGCAGACCATGTGGACCACCTTTTATGGGTTTTTGGCTCTGGTATTGGTGGTGATCATGGATGTGGTGGGGTATATCTGGGTGCGTAAAATTGCGGCGGTAAAGTATTGA
- a CDS encoding ATPase, T2SS/T4P/T4SS family, translated as MAVVVISGGEYNGEQVDISGERVLIGRSTECDVILRDKNASYKHAQIVVRGKVFWLQDLGSTNGTTLKDKRIIQNVLAPGDEFFIGKYRFVFSENAKVFQEKAEASAEEFRRLLHGQLIAELNLKKLTLSQMADTSLRQRAGEVLDRLIKASEKEIPPGYDRNELKKAVLDAALGLGPLEDLLADPDVTEIMVNGPQKIYIERKGRLEKSAKMFLSKNEILTAIERIVGPIGRRIDESSPMVDARLQDGSRVNAIIPPLALDSPTITIRKFPKKRIVIDDLVGYGSLTQPMASFLRVAVLAAKNTVISGGTGSGKTTLLNIMAAFIPDGARIVTIEDSAELRLPQDHVVRLETRPPNIEGKGDVTIRDLVKNSLRMRPNRIVVGECRGGEALDMLQAMNTGHDGSLTTVHANSPVDAIRRLENLVLYAGMDLPLKAIRELIFSAVSLIVQISRFSDGTRKVTSIAEVASMYDGEIRLQEIFTFRRTGITDAGLIEGVYTATGVIPTFVEELRQAGLDVDMAMFVPAAE; from the coding sequence ATGGCGGTTGTAGTAATATCAGGTGGAGAATACAACGGCGAACAGGTTGACATTTCCGGGGAGCGGGTACTGATAGGGCGTTCGACCGAGTGCGACGTCATTCTGCGTGACAAAAATGCCTCCTATAAGCACGCTCAGATCGTGGTTCGGGGAAAAGTTTTCTGGTTGCAGGATCTTGGCAGTACCAATGGAACCACGCTGAAGGATAAGCGGATTATCCAGAATGTTCTGGCGCCCGGCGATGAATTCTTCATTGGGAAATACCGGTTTGTTTTTTCCGAAAATGCAAAGGTTTTTCAGGAAAAGGCCGAGGCGAGCGCGGAAGAGTTCAGGCGCCTGCTCCACGGGCAACTCATTGCCGAGCTCAACCTTAAAAAACTGACCTTATCGCAAATGGCGGACACCTCATTACGCCAGCGTGCGGGCGAGGTGCTGGATCGTCTGATCAAAGCCTCCGAAAAAGAGATTCCTCCGGGGTATGATCGCAATGAATTGAAAAAAGCGGTGCTGGATGCTGCGCTTGGACTGGGGCCACTCGAGGATTTGCTGGCAGATCCTGACGTGACAGAAATCATGGTTAATGGGCCCCAGAAAATCTATATCGAGCGGAAGGGGCGCCTCGAGAAGTCGGCCAAGATGTTTTTGAGCAAGAACGAGATTCTTACGGCGATTGAACGGATTGTCGGGCCCATCGGGCGCAGAATTGACGAAAGCAGTCCCATGGTTGATGCGCGGCTGCAGGACGGCTCCCGTGTGAATGCCATTATTCCGCCACTCGCGCTGGATAGTCCGACGATTACCATCCGGAAATTCCCTAAAAAACGAATTGTGATTGATGACCTGGTCGGGTATGGGAGCCTGACTCAGCCGATGGCGTCCTTTTTGCGTGTGGCGGTGTTGGCGGCCAAGAATACAGTGATCTCGGGGGGGACGGGATCCGGGAAGACCACCCTGCTCAACATCATGGCGGCCTTCATTCCTGATGGGGCCCGCATTGTGACCATCGAAGACTCCGCCGAATTGCGCCTGCCGCAGGATCATGTGGTGCGGCTGGAGACGCGGCCGCCGAATATTGAAGGAAAAGGAGATGTCACCATCCGCGATCTAGTCAAAAACTCATTACGGATGCGGCCCAACCGGATCGTGGTGGGGGAGTGTCGTGGCGGCGAGGCGCTGGATATGTTGCAGGCCATGAATACCGGGCATGATGGCTCGCTGACGACCGTTCATGCCAATTCCCCTGTCGATGCCATCCGGCGTTTGGAAAACCTGGTGCTTTATGCCGGCATGGATCTGCCCCTGAAAGCCATTCGGGAGCTGATTTTTTCAGCGGTCAGCCTGATTGTCCAGATCTCCCGGTTTTCTGATGGAACCCGCAAAGTGACCTCCATTGCCGAGGTGGCCTCGATGTATGACGGGGAGATCCGCTTACAGGAGATTTTCACGTTCAGGCGCACGGGGATTACTGATGCGGGGTTGATTGAAGGGGTTTACACCGCCACCGGGGTCATTCCCACATTTGTCGAGGAGTTGCGACAAGCCGGCCTGGACGTGGATATGGCGATGTTTGTTCCTGCAGCGGAGTAG
- a CDS encoding pilus assembly protein N-terminal domain-containing protein, translated as MKTASALLWCIGFGAALAVPVYAEDVIVVKGASSRIAVAEGVRRISVANPAVVDARPDGDGRSVLVQGLMEGSSEVRVERLQGADLSYRVKVTSDLQDMLGQIKELLSDVEGLEVKEVGSKIVLKGSVLTKSDYDRVMKVGEAYSGVILNMARLDRTEMSKFVEEAIIRDIGCDTVKVRVSEDTAILEGVVYSEADLARAGEMARLRVPVVKNLLRVQDVMIETDVHFVQLDKASASDIGFNVLKNASVGAKFDLQGGTEKPTVNSFSVNANLSARINALVGAGSAKILAQPHLSTKSGGEGTFHSGGATYFAVSGINAGSLEKIEYGIILKVKPTLQGRDRIMNEVTIEVSVPSAKPQGTFSLEKFDTKSVAMCKVGESIMLSGLVQSLATQFKEKTPLLGDIPLLSMFFSNKQKSNESRELIVLISPKPVFPQTDNSPAFSQEREHLLKEKAAP; from the coding sequence ATGAAGACAGCTAGTGCTTTGTTGTGGTGCATAGGGTTTGGCGCGGCTTTAGCCGTTCCGGTTTATGCCGAGGATGTAATTGTGGTCAAGGGGGCCTCCAGCCGGATTGCCGTGGCAGAGGGTGTCAGGAGGATAAGCGTTGCCAACCCGGCGGTAGTGGATGCGCGGCCTGATGGCGACGGGCGTTCAGTTCTGGTTCAGGGCTTGATGGAGGGTTCATCCGAGGTTCGTGTGGAGCGCTTGCAGGGTGCGGATCTGTCATACCGAGTCAAGGTTACAAGTGACCTTCAGGATATGCTGGGGCAGATCAAGGAACTGCTTTCGGACGTTGAGGGGCTTGAGGTTAAGGAGGTGGGAAGCAAGATTGTCCTGAAAGGGAGCGTCCTGACCAAGTCGGATTACGACCGGGTCATGAAGGTCGGCGAGGCCTATTCGGGCGTGATCCTGAACATGGCTAGACTGGATCGTACTGAGATGAGCAAATTTGTGGAAGAAGCCATCATTCGCGACATCGGTTGCGATACCGTCAAAGTAAGGGTTTCAGAAGACACGGCTATACTGGAAGGGGTTGTCTATAGTGAGGCAGATCTGGCACGCGCCGGGGAAATGGCCAGGCTCCGCGTTCCGGTGGTTAAGAATTTACTACGCGTGCAGGACGTGATGATTGAAACCGACGTTCATTTTGTGCAGTTGGACAAGGCCTCTGCCAGTGATATTGGATTTAACGTGCTGAAGAACGCCAGCGTGGGTGCGAAGTTTGACCTGCAGGGCGGGACCGAGAAGCCAACAGTCAACAGCTTCAGCGTGAACGCGAATCTGTCGGCCAGGATTAATGCCTTGGTGGGGGCCGGCAGTGCCAAGATACTGGCGCAACCGCATCTGAGCACCAAGAGCGGGGGCGAGGGGACCTTCCATTCGGGCGGGGCGACCTACTTTGCCGTGTCGGGAATCAATGCCGGCAGTCTGGAGAAAATCGAATACGGGATTATCCTGAAAGTGAAGCCGACGTTGCAGGGGCGTGACCGGATCATGAACGAGGTGACCATTGAGGTGAGTGTGCCCAGCGCCAAGCCGCAGGGGACGTTCTCGTTGGAGAAGTTTGACACTAAGAGCGTGGCGATGTGCAAGGTCGGGGAAAGCATCATGCTGTCAGGCCTGGTTCAGTCGTTGGCCACCCAGTTCAAGGAAAAAACACCGCTTCTCGGTGATATTCCCCTGCTGAGTATGTTCTTCAGCAACAAGCAGAAGTCGAACGAAAGCCGGGAGCTGATTGTCCTGATTTCTCCCAAGCCGGTCTTCCCTCAGACCGACAATTCGCCTGCGTTCAGCCAGGAGCGGGAGCACCTTCTTAAAGAAAAAGCAGCGCCTTGA